In a single window of the Gossypium hirsutum isolate 1008001.06 chromosome D02, Gossypium_hirsutum_v2.1, whole genome shotgun sequence genome:
- the LOC107907953 gene encoding syntaxin-132 isoform X2 — protein MGRQVPGPGSNSDMGMEAFNKQIQEVEKQVEKLSGLLRKLKDANEESKSVTKASAMKAIKKRMEKDIDEVGKIARNVKARLQAINKDNLANRQKPGCEKGTSVDRSRTNVTNAMATNFKDLMIEFQTLRQKIQDEYREVVERRVTTVTGTRPDEKTIDRLIETGNSEQIFQKAIQEQGRGQILNTVEEIQERHDAVTEIEKKLLDLQQIYLDMAVVVGAQGEILDNIESQVNNAVDHLQSGTEALQTAKRLQKKSRKCMMISIILLLIIALIIVLSILKPWKK, from the exons ATGGGAAGACAGGTTCCCGGACCTGGAAGCAACTCTGACATGGGAATGGAAGCTTTCAATAAGCAG ATACAAGAGGTTGAGAAACAGGTGGAAAAGCTCTCTGGGTTACTCAGGAAACTCAAG GATGCTAATGAGGAGTCAAAGTCGGTAACAAAGGCATCAGCTATGAAAG CTATCAAGAAGCGAATGGAGAAAGATATTGACGAGGTTGGAAAAATAGCACGTAATGTGAAAGCAAGATTACAAGCGATCAACAAAGAT AACTTGGCCAATCGGCAGAAACCAGGATGCGAGAAGGGAACAAGCGTTGACAGATCCAGGACCAATGTTACAAA TGCCATGGCAACAAATTTCAAGGATTTGATGATAGAGTTCCAG ACACTCAGGCAAAAAATCCAGGACGAGTATCGAGAGGTTGTGGAAAGAAGGGTCACTACAG TTACCGGAACCAGACCGGACGAGAAG ACAATTGACCGCCTCATTGAAACCGGAAACAGTGAGCAAATTTTCCAGAAGGCAATTCAAGAACAGGGACGAGGACAG ATACTAAATACGGTGGAGGAAATCCAAGAACGGCATGATGCGGTGACTGAGATTGAGAAAAAGCTTCTCGATTTACAGCAG ATTTACCTCGATATGGCAGTTGTTGTTGGAGCTCAAGGAGAAATTTTAGACAACATTGAAAGTCAG GTTAATAATGCAGTAGACCATTTACAATCAGGAACAGAAGCTCTTCAAACTGCAAAGCGCTTGCAGAAAAAGTCAAGAAAATGCATGATGATCTCCATTATCTTACTCCTCATTATTGCACTCATCATTGTGCTTTCTATTTTGAAGCCATGGAAGAAATGA
- the LOC107907953 gene encoding syntaxin-132 isoform X1, with product MNDLLTDSFVGDAKGHRDIEMGRQVPGPGSNSDMGMEAFNKQIQEVEKQVEKLSGLLRKLKDANEESKSVTKASAMKAIKKRMEKDIDEVGKIARNVKARLQAINKDNLANRQKPGCEKGTSVDRSRTNVTNAMATNFKDLMIEFQTLRQKIQDEYREVVERRVTTVTGTRPDEKTIDRLIETGNSEQIFQKAIQEQGRGQILNTVEEIQERHDAVTEIEKKLLDLQQIYLDMAVVVGAQGEILDNIESQVNNAVDHLQSGTEALQTAKRLQKKSRKCMMISIILLLIIALIIVLSILKPWKK from the exons ATGAACGACTTGCTTACG GATTCATTTGTGGGCGATGCCAAAGGCCACCGCGATATCGAAATGGGAAGACAGGTTCCCGGACCTGGAAGCAACTCTGACATGGGAATGGAAGCTTTCAATAAGCAG ATACAAGAGGTTGAGAAACAGGTGGAAAAGCTCTCTGGGTTACTCAGGAAACTCAAG GATGCTAATGAGGAGTCAAAGTCGGTAACAAAGGCATCAGCTATGAAAG CTATCAAGAAGCGAATGGAGAAAGATATTGACGAGGTTGGAAAAATAGCACGTAATGTGAAAGCAAGATTACAAGCGATCAACAAAGAT AACTTGGCCAATCGGCAGAAACCAGGATGCGAGAAGGGAACAAGCGTTGACAGATCCAGGACCAATGTTACAAA TGCCATGGCAACAAATTTCAAGGATTTGATGATAGAGTTCCAG ACACTCAGGCAAAAAATCCAGGACGAGTATCGAGAGGTTGTGGAAAGAAGGGTCACTACAG TTACCGGAACCAGACCGGACGAGAAG ACAATTGACCGCCTCATTGAAACCGGAAACAGTGAGCAAATTTTCCAGAAGGCAATTCAAGAACAGGGACGAGGACAG ATACTAAATACGGTGGAGGAAATCCAAGAACGGCATGATGCGGTGACTGAGATTGAGAAAAAGCTTCTCGATTTACAGCAG ATTTACCTCGATATGGCAGTTGTTGTTGGAGCTCAAGGAGAAATTTTAGACAACATTGAAAGTCAG GTTAATAATGCAGTAGACCATTTACAATCAGGAACAGAAGCTCTTCAAACTGCAAAGCGCTTGCAGAAAAAGTCAAGAAAATGCATGATGATCTCCATTATCTTACTCCTCATTATTGCACTCATCATTGTGCTTTCTATTTTGAAGCCATGGAAGAAATGA